The following are from one region of the Actinopolyspora halophila DSM 43834 genome:
- a CDS encoding Imm50 family immunity protein, whose protein sequence is MSWLDLVDNTTELEKLYAGYVPSISGVHLVGVNLYHNNSFSVFGFSLPDFPPDPPEKWKSSEVNVVQLNMKLSGVFGFSMRGWEDSGFADLQIARLDEGVRVTVESESIELDVTANRARINSFAGYIVNPEREKYRNC, encoded by the coding sequence GTGAGCTGGCTCGACCTCGTCGACAACACGACGGAACTCGAAAAGCTGTACGCGGGATATGTTCCCAGTATTTCAGGAGTACATCTGGTAGGGGTGAACCTGTACCACAATAACTCTTTTTCCGTCTTCGGTTTCTCCTTGCCCGACTTCCCTCCTGATCCTCCGGAAAAATGGAAGAGCAGCGAAGTCAATGTTGTTCAACTGAACATGAAGTTATCGGGTGTTTTTGGCTTTTCCATGAGGGGATGGGAGGACTCCGGATTCGCTGATCTCCAAATAGCGAGACTGGACGAGGGAGTTCGTGTCACGGTCGAGTCAGAGTCCATCGAGTTGGATGTGACGGCGAACAGGGCCAGGATAAATTCGTTCGCCGGTTACATTGTAAACCCCGAAAGAGAAAAATACAGAAACTGTTGA
- the rsfS gene encoding ribosome silencing factor yields the protein MAASEDARELALVAARAASDKKAEDLLLLDVSDRLIITDCFVIASASSERQVDAIVEAIEEKMRAAGTKPVRREGTREGRWVLLDFVDVIVHVQHSEERAFYELERLWKDCPVIEFAEDVGADGSTPHRDEADRDEEGGQA from the coding sequence GTGGCAGCCAGTGAAGACGCCCGTGAATTGGCGTTGGTAGCCGCGCGGGCGGCGTCGGACAAGAAGGCCGAGGATCTCCTTCTGCTCGACGTGTCCGACCGGCTCATCATCACCGATTGTTTCGTGATCGCTTCCGCTTCCAGCGAGCGGCAGGTGGACGCGATCGTCGAGGCGATCGAGGAGAAGATGCGCGCGGCGGGGACCAAGCCCGTCCGCAGGGAAGGAACCAGGGAGGGCCGCTGGGTACTGCTCGACTTCGTCGACGTGATCGTGCACGTCCAGCACTCCGAGGAGCGCGCCTTCTACGAGCTGGAGCGGTTGTGGAAGGACTGCCCGGTCATCGAGTTCGCGGAGGACGTGGGTGCGGACGGTTCCACGCCGCACCGGGACGAAGCGGACCGGGACGAAGAGGGCGGGCAGGCGTGA
- a CDS encoding DUF2247 family protein encodes MREFQVLRSLGLASWAVLRYGIEHDWIGVDAVVDYAADVLAEERDAADDRAVRLAVYDFEGKEGMLDLCSQLEKLDSEKSDPEKILKAWILAHLIDIDEKTDSDEKQNEINDIYGTLGSPRERFFCGSHYLYAINHYTGEMISVRKTHPSWEFRKLINDLSEELSVRRDC; translated from the coding sequence ATGAGAGAATTTCAGGTGCTGCGGAGTTTGGGATTGGCATCTTGGGCGGTTCTCCGATACGGGATCGAACATGATTGGATAGGAGTTGATGCCGTAGTAGATTACGCAGCCGATGTCCTCGCGGAAGAGCGTGATGCCGCCGACGACCGTGCGGTGCGGCTAGCAGTTTACGACTTCGAAGGGAAGGAGGGAATGCTCGACCTTTGTAGCCAGTTGGAAAAACTGGATAGCGAAAAATCGGACCCAGAAAAAATACTAAAGGCGTGGATTTTGGCGCATCTTATTGATATCGACGAGAAAACCGATTCAGATGAGAAGCAGAATGAAATTAACGATATTTACGGAACTTTAGGGTCTCCGAGGGAGAGGTTTTTTTGTGGGTCACACTATCTATACGCAATAAATCACTATACCGGAGAAATGATATCGGTTCGAAAAACACATCCTTCCTGGGAGTTTAGAAAATTGATAAACGACCTATCCGAAGAGTTGTCCGTCAGGAGGGATTGTTGA
- the thrC gene encoding threonine synthase translates to MTAAAQTQTDAANRKLDLGPAAELVSKEEGHRQPLAPEFVCLEDFSPLEVTYDFGRVRREDIESGPNSIWRYKKLLPVPSDVEQHPNTDPGCTRLIRADALAEALGVKRIWVKDDTGNPTHSFKDRVVAVALAAAREFGFKVLACPSTGNLANAVGAAAARAGWDSVVLVPSSLERAKVLMTAVYDGSLLSVDGNYDDVNRLATELAGEHEDWAFVNVNVRPYYSEGSKTLAFEVAEQLGWRLPEQVVVPIASGSQLTKVDKGFRELGEVGLVEPSPYRIFGAQASGCSPVSNAYKGEQDMVQPVRPDTIARSLAIGAPADGPYVLDTVRRTNGAIEDVSDEEVIEGIRLLARTEGIFAETAGGVTVATTKKLIEAGQIDPDSETVLMITGDGLKTMDSLQEHVGPKATVEPNTEAVDRALND, encoded by the coding sequence ATGACAGCTGCCGCCCAGACACAGACCGATGCGGCGAATCGGAAGCTCGACCTCGGACCGGCCGCGGAGCTCGTCTCCAAGGAAGAGGGGCACCGCCAACCACTGGCGCCCGAGTTCGTCTGCCTCGAGGACTTCTCCCCGCTCGAAGTCACCTACGACTTCGGCCGAGTACGCCGTGAGGACATCGAATCCGGTCCCAATTCGATCTGGCGGTACAAGAAGCTGCTGCCCGTACCCTCCGATGTGGAGCAGCACCCGAACACCGATCCCGGCTGTACGCGGCTCATCCGCGCGGACGCACTGGCCGAGGCCCTCGGTGTGAAGCGGATCTGGGTCAAGGACGACACGGGCAATCCGACCCACTCCTTCAAGGACAGGGTGGTCGCCGTCGCGTTGGCCGCCGCTCGTGAGTTCGGGTTCAAGGTGCTCGCCTGTCCGTCCACGGGCAACCTCGCCAACGCGGTGGGGGCGGCCGCCGCACGGGCGGGATGGGACTCGGTGGTTCTGGTCCCCTCCTCGCTCGAGCGGGCGAAGGTGCTCATGACCGCCGTGTACGACGGCTCGTTGCTGTCCGTCGACGGCAACTACGACGACGTGAACAGGCTCGCCACGGAACTGGCGGGCGAGCACGAGGACTGGGCGTTCGTGAACGTCAACGTCCGCCCCTACTACTCGGAAGGGTCCAAGACCCTCGCCTTCGAGGTCGCCGAACAGCTCGGATGGCGGCTGCCCGAGCAGGTCGTCGTCCCGATCGCCTCCGGCTCGCAGCTGACCAAGGTCGACAAGGGCTTCCGCGAGCTCGGCGAGGTCGGGCTGGTCGAACCGAGTCCGTACCGGATCTTCGGTGCCCAGGCCTCCGGGTGCTCCCCGGTGTCGAACGCCTACAAGGGCGAGCAGGACATGGTCCAGCCGGTCCGTCCGGACACCATCGCGCGTTCGCTCGCCATCGGCGCTCCGGCCGACGGCCCGTACGTGCTGGACACCGTTCGCCGCACCAACGGTGCCATCGAGGACGTCAGCGACGAGGAGGTCATCGAGGGCATCAGGCTGCTGGCCCGCACGGAGGGCATCTTCGCCGAGACGGCCGGGGGTGTGACCGTCGCGACCACGAAGAAGCTGATCGAGGCGGGCCAGATCGACCCCGACTCCGAGACGGTGCTGATGATCACCGGCGACGGCCTCAAAACGATGGACTCCCTGCAGGAGCACGTCGGCCCGAAGGCCACCGTGGAGCCGAACACGGAGGCCGTGGACCGGGCGCTGAACGACTGA
- a CDS encoding Imm50 family immunity protein, protein MSWVDLVDSTEGVRAIYGYHAPRLGGAWVDEIYLKYGRNSVDLRFDITDLPATMPKKWAQRGADTVHLHITFSDVESLVIRGQSSRKVIDLGIDPLEGSILVTARSDHFELDMRAERALLQRITAHRGGPFNRKKPLRNR, encoded by the coding sequence GTGAGCTGGGTTGACCTCGTCGACAGTACAGAAGGGGTCCGGGCCATATACGGTTACCATGCTCCCCGGTTGGGAGGAGCGTGGGTCGACGAGATTTACCTCAAATACGGAAGAAACAGTGTCGATCTCAGATTCGACATAACGGATCTGCCCGCCACGATGCCGAAAAAGTGGGCACAACGGGGAGCTGACACCGTCCACCTTCATATCACTTTCTCCGATGTCGAGAGTCTCGTTATCCGAGGGCAGAGCAGCAGAAAAGTTATCGATCTCGGAATAGACCCTCTGGAGGGAAGCATCCTGGTCACGGCACGATCGGATCATTTCGAGCTGGACATGAGGGCGGAAAGAGCGCTGCTGCAGCGGATAACGGCTCACCGGGGTGGACCTTTCAATCGTAAAAAACCATTGAGGAACAGATGA
- the holA gene encoding DNA polymerase III subunit delta: MNPPDAAAPAPLHLVLGEEELLVERAVSETLTAARRADPETELRRAKVSELTPPELDEMLSPSLFAESRVVALDNSQEAGKEIAEALLSLARQPAEGVVLLVLHNGGGRAKQAKELPTALRDMGASVTECGKLTRHSEREGFVRAEASRCGGRIDPPAVSALLETVGNDLRELASSVSQLVADTDGRVDEAAVRRYHQGKAEVTGFVVAEKAVMGDRAGALEALRWALQLGVAHVLIADALADAVRTIGRVASAGGGDQYRLARELGMPAWKVKKAQSQARGWNRQGVTRAMGLVASLNAQVKGQAADAEYALERAVLELIELRSG, from the coding sequence ATGAATCCTCCGGACGCAGCAGCGCCCGCTCCGCTGCACCTCGTTCTCGGCGAGGAGGAACTGCTGGTGGAACGCGCCGTTTCCGAGACTCTGACGGCGGCTCGCAGGGCCGATCCGGAGACTGAGCTGCGGCGCGCCAAGGTGAGTGAACTCACCCCTCCCGAGCTCGACGAGATGCTCAGTCCCTCGCTGTTCGCCGAGAGCCGTGTCGTCGCGTTGGACAACTCCCAGGAGGCGGGAAAGGAGATAGCCGAGGCGCTGCTGTCCCTGGCGCGTCAACCGGCCGAGGGAGTCGTCCTGCTCGTGCTGCACAACGGTGGTGGTCGTGCCAAGCAGGCCAAGGAGCTACCCACCGCGCTGCGCGACATGGGGGCGTCCGTGACCGAGTGCGGAAAGTTGACCCGCCACTCCGAACGGGAGGGGTTCGTCCGGGCGGAGGCGAGCAGGTGCGGGGGGCGCATCGATCCCCCGGCGGTGAGCGCGCTGCTGGAGACGGTCGGCAACGATCTCCGGGAACTGGCCTCCTCGGTGTCCCAGCTGGTCGCCGACACCGACGGCAGGGTGGACGAGGCGGCCGTGCGGCGCTACCACCAGGGCAAGGCCGAGGTGACCGGCTTCGTCGTCGCGGAGAAGGCGGTCATGGGGGACCGGGCCGGGGCGTTGGAAGCGTTGCGCTGGGCCCTGCAGCTCGGGGTGGCGCACGTGCTGATCGCCGATGCGCTGGCCGATGCGGTGCGGACCATCGGCCGGGTGGCCAGCGCCGGGGGAGGTGACCAGTACCGGCTGGCGCGTGAGCTCGGCATGCCGGCCTGGAAGGTCAAGAAGGCGCAGTCACAGGCGCGGGGCTGGAACAGGCAGGGGGTCACCAGGGCGATGGGGCTGGTGGCCTCGCTCAACGCGCAGGTGAAGGGGCAGGCGGCGGATGCCGAGTACGCCCTGGAACGAGCCGTGCTGGAGCTGATCGAGCTGCGTTCGGGGTGA
- a CDS encoding ComEC/Rec2 family competence protein produces the protein MTAKVVATASNAGKGASPSADMRLIPAAVGTWAVTLVCLYTGWQVAAGVACAGCVVTVALAFARGRWVDGAVVLVVLGAATAFCLVPRLHHVDDHELRAAELHGESVGVRVELTRRPRATDADPAGGRGAGERSVVRAELRALRDGGEWHRTGGRVLLLVPTASWADSLPGRTVRTTAVVVPPHGAGLLTAVLVVHQAPEELREAPSVQRVAEGLRAGLREVCSRVLGPEAAGLLPGLVIGDTGALPATVREEFRKAGLTHLTAVSGANLAIVCGAALALLRLVRAPRPLAAAGAGCALLGFVVLAGGEPSVLRAAVMGGIGLLALVLGRGRATLPALAASVIVLLLVDPELAIRPGFALSVTATAALVLIAPGWSAALRGRGVPRGFAEALAVPAAAQLATGPVVVALSGEFSLVGVLANILAEPVVAPATVLGVAATLAAGIPLLGELLVWAAAPELEWILLVARRAADVPLATIPLPAGFFGAVLLVGVAGLVLLGTRFRATRRWTVLGASVSLVVVLLVPVAVRPPWPPTGAWSIVACDVGQGDALVLATGARNTAVVVDTGPSAALVGDCLDRMGVERVPLLVLTHPHADHFAGIAGVADGRRLGRVALGGTCRGAWSGTGVRERIEAAGAREVRLAAGQRLGWPGLALEVLAPAADGCRAVGERVNDASTVLKAITPAGRVLLTGDIELDAQRRLLGSGGRLRAEVLKVPHHGSRYTSEEFLRAVSPELALISVGHGNDYGHPSAAIVATLRSSGALVRRTDRRGDIAVLGSPGRLRVVGSGQPFRSDG, from the coding sequence GTGACCGCGAAGGTGGTGGCGACCGCGTCGAACGCGGGGAAGGGGGCCTCGCCCTCCGCGGACATGCGGCTGATTCCCGCCGCGGTGGGGACGTGGGCGGTGACGCTGGTCTGCCTGTACACCGGCTGGCAGGTGGCTGCCGGGGTGGCCTGCGCGGGCTGCGTCGTCACCGTGGCGCTTGCTTTCGCCCGTGGTCGCTGGGTCGACGGCGCGGTCGTGCTGGTGGTGCTGGGTGCGGCCACGGCTTTCTGCCTGGTGCCCAGGTTGCACCACGTGGACGATCACGAGCTGCGCGCCGCTGAGCTGCACGGGGAGAGCGTCGGGGTCCGCGTCGAGCTCACCCGGCGTCCCCGCGCGACGGACGCGGACCCGGCCGGTGGGCGGGGAGCCGGTGAGCGCTCCGTGGTCCGTGCCGAACTGCGCGCCCTCCGGGACGGGGGCGAATGGCACCGCACCGGGGGGAGAGTGCTGCTGTTGGTGCCCACCGCCTCCTGGGCGGATTCGCTTCCGGGGCGGACGGTGCGCACCACGGCGGTGGTGGTGCCGCCGCACGGGGCGGGGCTGCTCACGGCCGTGCTCGTGGTGCACCAGGCCCCGGAGGAGCTGCGGGAGGCCCCGTCCGTCCAGCGGGTGGCCGAAGGGCTCAGAGCCGGGCTGCGGGAAGTCTGCTCGAGAGTCCTCGGTCCCGAGGCGGCCGGTCTGCTCCCAGGACTCGTGATCGGCGACACCGGCGCCCTGCCCGCCACGGTCCGCGAGGAGTTCCGGAAGGCGGGGCTGACCCACCTCACGGCCGTGTCCGGGGCCAACCTCGCGATAGTCTGCGGTGCCGCGCTGGCGCTGCTGCGCCTCGTACGGGCTCCGCGTCCGCTGGCGGCCGCGGGCGCGGGTTGCGCGCTGCTCGGCTTCGTGGTCCTCGCGGGAGGGGAGCCGAGCGTGCTGCGAGCCGCCGTGATGGGGGGAATCGGTCTGCTCGCCCTCGTGCTGGGGCGCGGGCGTGCGACGCTGCCCGCCCTGGCGGCGAGCGTGATCGTGCTGCTGCTCGTCGACCCCGAACTCGCGATCAGGCCGGGATTCGCGCTCTCGGTCACCGCGACGGCGGCGCTGGTGCTGATCGCTCCCGGCTGGTCGGCCGCCCTGCGTGGGCGAGGAGTCCCGCGCGGGTTCGCGGAGGCCCTGGCCGTGCCCGCCGCGGCGCAGCTGGCGACCGGTCCGGTGGTAGTGGCCCTGTCCGGCGAGTTCAGCCTCGTGGGGGTGCTCGCCAACATACTGGCCGAGCCGGTGGTGGCCCCGGCCACGGTGCTCGGCGTGGCCGCCACGCTGGCTGCGGGAATCCCCCTGCTGGGCGAGCTGCTCGTGTGGGCCGCCGCTCCGGAGCTGGAATGGATACTGCTCGTCGCCCGGAGGGCCGCCGACGTTCCGCTGGCCACGATTCCGCTGCCGGCCGGGTTCTTCGGAGCCGTCCTGCTGGTCGGTGTCGCGGGTCTCGTGCTCCTCGGAACGCGTTTTCGCGCCACGCGGCGGTGGACGGTGCTCGGTGCCTCCGTCTCGCTCGTGGTGGTGCTGCTCGTGCCCGTGGCGGTCCGCCCGCCCTGGCCGCCCACCGGGGCCTGGAGCATCGTGGCGTGCGACGTCGGGCAGGGGGACGCCCTGGTGCTGGCGACCGGGGCGCGGAACACCGCCGTGGTCGTGGACACGGGACCGAGCGCCGCGCTGGTCGGTGACTGCCTCGATCGGATGGGTGTCGAGCGGGTGCCGCTGCTGGTGCTCACCCACCCGCACGCGGACCACTTCGCCGGGATCGCCGGGGTGGCCGACGGCAGGCGGCTCGGACGGGTCGCCCTGGGCGGAACCTGCCGCGGGGCGTGGAGCGGGACGGGGGTGCGGGAGCGGATCGAGGCGGCGGGAGCGCGCGAGGTGCGCCTGGCCGCGGGACAGCGGTTGGGTTGGCCCGGTCTCGCTCTCGAGGTGCTCGCTCCGGCAGCGGACGGATGTCGTGCGGTCGGGGAGCGGGTCAACGACGCTTCGACCGTGCTGAAGGCGATCACCCCGGCCGGAAGGGTGCTGTTGACCGGCGACATCGAACTGGACGCCCAGCGACGGCTGCTCGGAAGTGGCGGACGACTGCGCGCGGAGGTGCTGAAGGTCCCGCACCACGGCTCGCGCTACACCAGCGAGGAATTCCTGCGCGCGGTCTCGCCCGAGCTGGCGTTGATCAGCGTCGGGCACGGGAACGACTACGGGCACCCGAGCGCGGCGATCGTCGCGACGCTGCGGAGTTCGGGAGCGCTCGTGCGGCGAACCGACCGCCGCGGGGACATTGCGGTACTAGGTTCTCCGGGGCGGTTGCGCGTGGTCGGCTCCGGGCAACCTTTCCGCTCCGACGGGTGA
- a CDS encoding Imm50 family immunity protein: protein MSWVDLVDSTEGVRAIYGYHAPRLGGAWVDEIYLKYGRNSVDLRFDITDLPATMPKKWAQRGADTVHLHITFSDVESLVIRGQSSRKVIDLGIDPLEGRILVTARSDHFELDMRAERALLQRITAHRGGPFNRKKPLRNR, encoded by the coding sequence GTGAGCTGGGTTGACCTCGTCGACAGTACAGAAGGGGTCCGGGCCATATACGGTTACCATGCTCCCCGGTTGGGAGGAGCGTGGGTCGACGAGATTTACCTCAAATACGGAAGAAACAGTGTCGATCTCAGATTCGACATAACGGATCTGCCCGCCACGATGCCGAAAAAGTGGGCACAACGGGGAGCTGACACCGTCCACCTTCATATCACTTTCTCCGATGTCGAGAGTCTCGTTATCCGAGGGCAGAGCAGCAGAAAAGTTATCGATCTCGGAATTGATCCTCTGGAGGGAAGAATCCTGGTCACGGCACGATCGGATCATTTCGAGCTGGACATGAGGGCGGAAAGAGCGCTGCTGCAGCGGATAACGGCTCACCGGGGTGGACCTTTCAATCGTAAAAAACCATTGAGGAACAGATGA
- a CDS encoding histidine phosphatase family protein — translation MTLQRLVLWRHGETEYNVTGRIQGHLDSELTEAGLEQAKRAAPVIAEFTPEVVVSSDLRRAAATAAAYAEVSGREVRLDKRLRETHVGQWQGLSGAEVENGWPGWMGTWRAQPTWAPPDGESRVEVAERAHEVVRELDEACGGTVLMCAHGGLITALTARLLEWPTDMWPSLGGVGNCRWAVLTHNAVGRRGWRLLTYNGGLPE, via the coding sequence GTGACCCTGCAGCGACTGGTGCTCTGGCGGCACGGTGAGACGGAGTACAACGTGACCGGCCGCATCCAGGGGCACCTGGACAGCGAACTCACCGAAGCGGGGTTGGAGCAGGCCAAGAGGGCCGCCCCGGTGATCGCCGAGTTCACCCCCGAGGTGGTGGTGAGTTCCGATCTGCGTCGTGCTGCCGCGACCGCCGCCGCCTACGCCGAGGTGAGCGGTCGGGAAGTGCGGCTGGACAAGCGGTTGCGGGAGACCCACGTCGGTCAGTGGCAGGGACTCAGCGGGGCCGAGGTGGAGAACGGCTGGCCCGGCTGGATGGGAACCTGGCGTGCCCAGCCGACCTGGGCTCCCCCGGACGGCGAGTCCAGGGTCGAGGTCGCCGAGCGCGCGCACGAGGTGGTGCGGGAACTCGACGAGGCCTGCGGAGGAACCGTCTTGATGTGCGCGCACGGCGGGCTGATAACGGCGCTGACCGCTCGGCTGCTGGAGTGGCCGACCGACATGTGGCCGAGCCTGGGCGGCGTGGGCAACTGCAGGTGGGCGGTGCTGACGCACAACGCCGTTGGACGCCGGGGCTGGCGACTGCTGACCTACAACGGCGGGTTGCCCGAATGA
- a CDS encoding DUF2247 family protein encodes MKEFQVLRSLGLASWAALRYGLEENWVSFEDVSTYAADVLAEEREDADDRAVRLAVYDFEGKEESLDLCSQLEKMKNENECPGKILKKWILAKLIAIDRNWGDPEEKASELDVNYAMLGYQEEMLLDHQERVNFHSSCNTYGTGHYNEVILSVDMASPLDEARRLINELSEELSVRRDC; translated from the coding sequence ATGAAGGAATTTCAAGTACTGCGAAGTTTGGGGTTGGCATCCTGGGCGGCGCTCCGATATGGGTTGGAGGAGAATTGGGTATCGTTTGAGGATGTATCGACTTACGCAGCCGATGTTCTCGCGGAAGAGCGAGAGGATGCCGACGATCGCGCAGTGCGGTTGGCGGTGTATGACTTCGAAGGAAAGGAGGAATCCCTCGACCTCTGTAGTCAATTGGAAAAAATGAAAAATGAGAACGAATGTCCAGGAAAAATACTTAAAAAATGGATCTTAGCAAAACTTATTGCTATCGATAGAAATTGGGGTGATCCAGAAGAAAAAGCATCTGAGCTCGACGTAAATTACGCGATGCTGGGGTATCAAGAGGAGATGCTTTTGGATCATCAAGAGAGGGTGAACTTCCACAGTTCATGCAATACCTACGGAACTGGTCACTACAACGAAGTGATTTTGTCCGTTGATATGGCTTCACCTCTCGATGAAGCCAGAAGGTTGATAAACGAGTTGTCCGAAGAGTTGTCCGTCAGGAGGGATTGTTGA
- a CDS encoding DUF2247 family protein — protein MKEFQVLRSLGLASWAALRYGLEENWVSFEDVSTYAADVLAEEREDADDRAVRLAVYDFEGKEEALDLCSQLGKLNNEDTDPEKILKTWILVRLTAIEENWEDSEEKIDKIGEAYASLEYPEEMCFCSRYGTYKTDNTGQILSVRMGPPLYESRRLINELSEELAAVRNQ, from the coding sequence ATGAAGGAATTTCAAGTACTGCGAAGTTTGGGGTTGGCATCCTGGGCGGCGCTCCGATATGGGTTGGAGGAGAATTGGGTATCGTTTGAGGATGTATCGACTTACGCAGCCGATGTTCTCGCGGAAGAGCGGGAGGATGCCGATGATCGCGCAGTGCGGTTGGCGGTTTACGACTTTGAAGGGAAGGAGGAAGCCCTCGACCTCTGTAGTCAGCTGGGAAAACTGAACAACGAGGATACAGATCCGGAAAAAATACTGAAGACGTGGATCCTGGTAAGGCTCACCGCTATCGAGGAAAATTGGGAGGACTCGGAAGAGAAAATAGATAAAATTGGTGAAGCTTACGCGAGTTTGGAATACCCGGAAGAGATGTGCTTTTGCAGTAGGTACGGTACATACAAAACTGACAATACCGGACAGATTCTATCTGTTCGTATGGGGCCTCCCCTCTATGAATCCAGAAGGTTGATAAACGAGTTGTCCGAGGAGTTGGCCGCGGTAAGGAATCAGTGA
- a CDS encoding DegV family protein, whose protein sequence is MTVSVVTDSTAYLPRERVGSYGLRVVPLHVRLDEVDSRHETVFGPEELTAVLESGQRVTTSGATVPEFVRAYRDALSAGASGILSVHLSGELSGTCDAARVAAREVDPDRIRVLDSRSVAMGLGFAVLAAAARAARGAPLPEVAAVAERTALRGTVLFSVQTIEYLRRGGRIGAGAALLGTALAVKPLLRVRAGLIEATEKVRTTGRAVSRLEELAVGALPDPVDSEPVALAVHHLAAPRRAETLARSVLARVPDCSDCVISEVGPTVGAHTGPGTVGVVVLPGGWGAPDPEAAS, encoded by the coding sequence GTGACCGTATCCGTCGTCACGGACTCCACCGCCTACCTCCCGCGCGAGCGAGTCGGCTCGTACGGGCTGCGCGTGGTTCCGCTGCACGTGCGGCTGGACGAGGTCGACTCCAGGCACGAGACGGTCTTCGGTCCGGAGGAGCTGACCGCCGTCCTCGAGTCGGGGCAGCGGGTGACGACTTCCGGGGCCACCGTGCCCGAGTTCGTCCGGGCCTACCGGGACGCGTTGAGCGCGGGCGCGAGCGGAATCCTCTCGGTTCATCTGTCCGGGGAGCTGTCCGGCACCTGTGACGCCGCTCGGGTGGCCGCGCGCGAGGTGGACCCGGACAGGATCCGGGTGCTCGACTCGCGTTCCGTGGCGATGGGACTCGGCTTCGCCGTGCTGGCCGCGGCGGCTCGCGCCGCGCGGGGCGCTCCGTTGCCGGAAGTGGCCGCCGTGGCGGAGCGGACCGCGCTGCGCGGCACCGTGCTGTTCTCGGTGCAGACGATCGAGTACCTGCGCCGGGGCGGCAGGATCGGCGCCGGGGCCGCGCTGCTGGGGACCGCGCTGGCGGTGAAGCCGCTGCTGCGGGTGCGCGCCGGGCTGATCGAGGCCACGGAGAAGGTCCGGACGACGGGACGGGCCGTGAGCAGACTGGAGGAGCTCGCGGTCGGGGCGTTGCCCGATCCGGTCGACTCGGAACCGGTCGCGCTGGCCGTGCACCACCTGGCGGCGCCCCGGCGCGCCGAGACACTGGCCCGGTCGGTGCTCGCCCGCGTGCCCGACTGCTCGGACTGCGTGATTTCCGAGGTCGGCCCCACGGTCGGCGCGCACACGGGCCCGGGGACGGTCGGAGTCGTCGTGTTGCCGGGAGGTTGGGGCGCGCCGGATCCGGAGGCCGCCTCGTGA
- the rpsT gene encoding 30S ribosomal protein S20, translating to MANIKSSKKRVLINERNRRRNKSVKTTVKTAMRKFREAAAAGDREKAVELERAATRELDKAAKKGVIHRNQAANKKSSMARQLNQL from the coding sequence GTGGCCAACATCAAATCCTCCAAGAAGCGTGTCCTGATCAACGAGCGCAACCGCCGTCGCAACAAGTCCGTCAAGACCACGGTCAAGACCGCGATGCGCAAGTTCCGCGAGGCCGCTGCCGCCGGCGACAGGGAGAAGGCCGTCGAGCTGGAGCGGGCCGCGACCCGCGAGTTGGACAAGGCCGCCAAGAAGGGCGTCATCCACCGCAACCAGGCCGCCAACAAGAAGTCCTCGATGGCTCGGCAGCTGAACCAGCTCTGA
- a CDS encoding ComEA family DNA-binding protein codes for MSDLFPSRSSESRVTGEGEAPTEGSSPARERLRELMADAEDASPAELSDDESARERRIPRWLRERLPRFLLGALPDPGRAGCFGVVAVAVLGCAVFAITWNPGGRSTPVPSRALPTVERAAPTTSPPEQLVISVVGKVHEPGLVTLEAGSRVADALRAAGGPRSGGDTLALNLARELSDGEQLYVGIEPPEGAERSGGGGADSASSDTLDLNAAEEEGLKELPGVGPVTAGAILRWRSEHGDFDSVEQLSEVDGIGPATLARLRDLVRV; via the coding sequence ATGTCCGATCTCTTCCCGTCGCGGAGTTCCGAATCACGGGTCACCGGAGAGGGGGAGGCCCCAACCGAGGGGAGTTCGCCCGCGCGGGAACGCCTGCGGGAGCTGATGGCCGACGCGGAGGACGCGTCCCCGGCGGAGCTCTCCGACGACGAGAGTGCTCGGGAGCGGCGAATTCCACGGTGGCTGCGGGAGCGGTTGCCCCGGTTCCTGCTCGGGGCGTTGCCCGATCCGGGCCGTGCCGGGTGCTTCGGTGTGGTGGCCGTCGCGGTGCTCGGCTGCGCCGTCTTCGCGATCACCTGGAACCCCGGTGGCCGGAGCACTCCGGTGCCCTCCCGTGCGCTGCCCACCGTGGAGCGGGCGGCGCCCACCACGTCCCCGCCCGAGCAGCTGGTGATCAGCGTGGTGGGGAAGGTCCACGAACCGGGACTGGTCACCCTGGAGGCGGGGTCGCGCGTGGCGGACGCGCTGCGCGCGGCGGGCGGCCCGCGTTCGGGCGGCGACACGCTGGCGCTCAACCTGGCCCGCGAGCTCTCCGACGGGGAGCAGCTCTACGTGGGGATCGAGCCTCCCGAGGGAGCGGAACGATCCGGCGGGGGCGGGGCGGACTCCGCCTCCTCCGACACGCTGGATCTCAACGCCGCGGAGGAGGAGGGGCTGAAGGAGCTCCCCGGGGTGGGCCCCGTGACGGCGGGCGCCATCCTGCGGTGGCGCTCGGAGCACGGGGACTTCGACTCCGTGGAACAGCTGAGCGAGGTGGACGGAATAGGTCCGGCCACACTGGCCCGCCTGCGTGATCTGGTCCGCGTGTGA